In Aedes albopictus strain Foshan chromosome 3, AalbF5, whole genome shotgun sequence, the following are encoded in one genomic region:
- the LOC109622356 gene encoding protein TAPT1 homolog translates to MAHRSREDSFSTTPGQQRKLRFRGDLALQYGFAGMEGTAPASPGAGLNRIEDIIFQDEVDSRRGTSRNGEIGGSPAGDGKESSNHNSLYDFIRIELTRGYVLEHDEERYSARREKIYSFMKIPRELESFMAYGVLQCADSFLYMYTFLPLRFILALWALVSRPVARCLGFRRPSQRLLAPAEICDLLKGLIWVICSWAMFYVDTNMLYHLIKSQSIIKLYIFYNMLEVGDRLLSAFGQDTIDALFWTATEPKDSKKQHLGTIPHFLFALIYVTIHSALVMFQATSLNVAINSNNKGLLTIMMSNNFVELKGSVFKKFDKNNLFQLSCSDVRERFHLTILMLIVLIQTMKEFSWKSEQFFVMIPDCMYVMLTELFVDWIKHAFITRFNEIPVDVYREYTTSLAYDMTQTRQKHAFSDHSDLVARRMGFIPFPLGVILVKALYHALSFDNAASIALFIIAYLVLLSCRVLNTVCTLGKACDLMQKHQDEKNQSAQHSNGPATSTPVQQARSASKLTTDIATSPIHHPNHHLHRSQTMESVPHSQIPQINISEQQSDSVIRETSSLGATALFSNSDVDLDDVKLNDKVLNQCSQDAEDRKEEENLARSVPDLQQESAAAGCSPSVGDGSSGGEGDSFSSYQGLHHRTHKRSESEPSIQLDPDLRGGT, encoded by the exons ATGGCCCACCGTTCGCGAGAGGACAGTTTTTCAACAACGCCCGGTCAGCAGAGGAAGCTTCGCTTCCGTGGTGATCTGGCACTGCAATACGGTTTCGCTGGAATGGAAGGGACGGCTCCGGCCAGTCCCGGCGCTGGTTTGAATCGCATTGAAGACATCATCTTCCAGGATGAAGTTGATTCCCGGAGGGGCACTTCCCGGAACGGTGAAATTGGAGGTTCGCCAGCTGGCGACGGCAAAG AGAGTTCGAATCACAACAGTTTGTACGACTTCATCCGGATCGAGCTGACTCGTGGCTACGTCCTGGAACATGACGAGGAACGGTATTCGGCTCGCCGCGAAAAGATTTACTCATTCATGAAGATTCCCCGGGAACTGGAGAGTTTCATGGCGTACGGAGTGCTGCAGTGTGCTGATTCGTTTCTCTACATGTACACGTTTCTTCCGTTGCGGTTTATTCTGGCACTGTGGGCGCTGGTTTCGAGGCCGGTTGCCAGGTGTTTGGGATTTAGGCGGCCGAGTCAGCGTTTGTTGGCTCCGGCGGAGATCTGTGATCTTCTGAAGGGGTTGATTTGGGTCATTTGCAGCTGGGCGATGTTCTACGTGGATACGAACATGTTGTACCATCTGATAAAGAGTCAGAGTATCATCAAGCTGTACATATTCTACAACATGTTGGAGGTGGGCGATCGACTTCTGTCGGCCTTTGGACAGGACACGATCGATGCTTTATTCTGGACTGCTACAGAGCCGAAGGATAGCAAGAAGCAGCACTTGGGGACGATTCCGCACTTCCTGTTTGCTCTGATCTACGTGACGATCCACAGTGCCTTGGTGATGTTCCAAGCCACATCGCTGAATGTGGCTATCAATTCAAACAACAAGGGACTGCTCACGATTATGATGTCCAACAATTTTGTGGAGTTAAAAGGTAGTGTGTTCAAGAAGTTCGACAAGAATAACCTTTTCCAGCTCAGCTGTAGCGACGTTCGAGAGCGATTCCACCTGACAATCCTAATGCTGATTGTATTGATACAAACCATGAAGGAGTTCAGCTGGAAGTCGGAACAGTTCTTCGTGATGATCCCGGACTGTATGTATGTAATGTTGACGGAGCTTTTCGTCGATTGGATAAAGCATGCTTTCATCACACGATTCAACGAAATCCCGGTCGACGTTTATCGGGAGTACACGACAAGTTTGGCCTACGACATGACCCAAACCCGCCAAAAGCATGCCTTTTCGGACCACTCGGACCTAGTTGCGAGACGAATGGGTTTTATCCCATTTCCACTTGGTGTAATCCTCGTTAAAGCCCTCTATCATGCTCTCTCATTCGATAACGCAGCTTCCATCGCCCTATTCATCATAGCTTATTTGGTTCTCCTTTCGTGTCGAGTGTTGAACACAGTATGTACCCTTGGCAAAGCTTGCGACCTGATGCAAAAGCACCAGGACGAAAAGAACCAAAGTGCCCAGCACAGTAACGGACCCGCCACATCCACTCCCGTTCAGCAAGCCCGAAGTGCCAGCAAGCTTACCACGGACATTGCCACCTCTCCAATCCACCATCCAAACCACCACCTACATCGATCACAaaccatggaatcggttccacaCAGCCAAATCCCTCAGATAAATATCTCCGAGCAGCAGTCGGACAGCGTGATCAGGGAGACTTCCTCCCTCGGCGCAACGGCCTTGTTCTCCAACAGCGACGTCGACCTGGACGATGTCAAGCTGAACGACAAAGTGCTCAATCAGTGCTCTCAGGACGCGGAGGACCGCAAAGAGGAGGAAAACCTGGCCCGCAGTGTGCCCGATCTTCAGCAGGAATCTGCTGCGGCCGGGTGCAGTCCGTCGGTGGgcgatggatcttcaggaggcgAAGGAGACAGTTTTTCGTCGTACCAGGGATTGCACCACCGAACGCACAAACGGTCCGAGTCGGAACCCTCGATTCAGCTGGATCCGGATCTGAGGGGCGGCACTTGA